The DNA segment TAGTAGCTTTGAAGCCAGTGAACTAGTAGATGATAACAGAGATGGCAAATTTGATAGTGTCGCAGCGATGATAATTTTAAAAAGATTTTTATCTAAATCTAGTTAGTTTTATCAAAAAGCTCTTTTTTAAGCGTTAAGAAATTCTCATAAATACCCTCTGCTTCGAGCTTAAGGTCGCTATCTACATTTACCTTACTTAAAGAGTGATACTCATCTATGACAATCTCACACATTATATTTATACGAGCTTTGTCGCTACTATCGACGCCTTTTTGGCTCATTTTTCGTATATCATCTAAAAATTTTTTACCCTGAACAACATATCTCTCAAGCTTTAACGCCCTTTGAGAATTTACAAAAACACTCATTGCTAGTTTGTTGTAAGTATCCAATTTCAAAGCTTGTTTGCTAGTTTCGTAAGCATTTTGATAATTGCCAACGCTCTGGTAAAATCTAGCCTTAAAAGCAAGTTGGTACGACCCGCTTGTTTCAAGATAAAACCAGCAACAAAGAATTATAAAAATAGCGATTAGTACGCTTATAGTCTTGCTTTTCATTTTAGTTTTTTACGCTCTTGCTTGGCCCACCACGACTTTAAATTAAGCACAAAATCCGCCTTTTGCTCACTCACGCTTTTATCGCTTATCTCCCAAAGTTTAAGCTGGATTAGCTCTTTTGCCTCATCTAAACTAAGCTCTGCCACGCTAAATGGCGATGAGAGCGTGAAATTTATGGTGCTAAATGGCTTTGGGATTATCATCTTATCCCAGCTTTTAAGCTGCCAAAAGCTACTTGCTTCATAGTTTAGGGCGTAAATTTCGCTCCCGGTCTTTTGAGCTACTGCCACAGCACCGTCTGCTACGCTATGCCTTGGTCCTCTTGGGCCGTCAGGCGTGATGATGACATCTGTGCCGTTTTTTATCTCTTTAATGGCGTTTATTAGCACCTTTGCCCCGCCTTTTGAGCTACTACCCCTAAGTGTGCCGATACCAAAAAATTTTATGATTCTAGCGATTATTTCGCCGTCTTTGTGGTCGCTTATGATTACCTTGCCGACACGATTACGCCAAAATTTTAAATATGCATAGCTCATAAATGCGAGTCTACCGTGCCAAAAGACAACAACAGCTGGTTTTTGCTTAAATTCTCCGTGATATGTCTTTTTGCAGGTTAAAAATATTAGTTTGATTAAAAAAAACACCGCATAAACGCTAAAATTTATAAAAATTTTACGTTTAATCTCACGCCAAATTCCCATAAAGCACCATACGTTTTGGGTTATCAACCTTGACTTTTAGCGTCTTACCAAGTAGCTCTTCACTGCCCTGAACTTGCACTAAAAAGTTATTAAAACTACGTCCAGCCACAC comes from the Campylobacter mucosalis genome and includes:
- a CDS encoding lysophospholipid acyltransferase family protein, whose protein sequence is MGIWREIKRKIFINFSVYAVFFLIKLIFLTCKKTYHGEFKQKPAVVVFWHGRLAFMSYAYLKFWRNRVGKVIISDHKDGEIIARIIKFFGIGTLRGSSSKGGAKVLINAIKEIKNGTDVIITPDGPRGPRHSVADGAVAVAQKTGSEIYALNYEASSFWQLKSWDKMIIPKPFSTINFTLSSPFSVAELSLDEAKELIQLKLWEISDKSVSEQKADFVLNLKSWWAKQERKKLK